A genomic stretch from Acidobacteriota bacterium includes:
- the tuf gene encoding elongation factor Tu (EF-Tu; promotes GTP-dependent binding of aminoacyl-tRNA to the A-site of ribosomes during protein biosynthesis; when the tRNA anticodon matches the mRNA codon, GTP hydrolysis results; the inactive EF-Tu-GDP leaves the ribosome and release of GDP is promoted by elongation factor Ts; many prokaryotes have two copies of the gene encoding EF-Tu): YFRTTDVTGVATLPAGTEMVMPGDNVSMEIELITPIAMEKGLRFAIREGGHTVGAGSVTEVIQ, encoded by the coding sequence TTATTTCCGGACGACGGACGTGACGGGAGTGGCGACGCTGCCGGCGGGAACGGAGATGGTGATGCCGGGCGACAACGTGAGCATGGAGATCGAGCTGATTACGCCCATCGCCATGGAGAAAGGGCTGCGGTTCGCCATCCGCGAGGGCGGCCATACCGTCGGCGCCGGCTCCGTAACCGAAGTTATTCAATAA